A single genomic interval of Heteronotia binoei isolate CCM8104 ecotype False Entrance Well chromosome 11, APGP_CSIRO_Hbin_v1, whole genome shotgun sequence harbors:
- the ARL6IP4 gene encoding ADP-ribosylation factor-like protein 6-interacting protein 4, whose amino-acid sequence MAHSQARKKSRSRSRSDSRSRRDTEKRKEKRKRSKDSQERRSPSPACKRGPESLKLQKPSASSKEGKKKKTGKKRRKASTSSSSSDTTTSSSPSGSSSSPSEEGSRDGESKPKRKKQSKKKTAKEKKKKSKRKKKKAKKKARKKLKERAKEEKPKGEELPGPSLEQWQKEVLVEPGPALTDEQKSRIQAMKPMTKEEWDARQSVIRRVVDPETGRTRLIKGDGEVLEEIVTKERHKEINKQATRGDGLSFQMKTGMLQ is encoded by the exons ATGGCTCACAGCCAGGCGAGGAAGAAGTCCAGGTCCCGGAGCAGGAGTGACTCTCGGAGCAGGCgggacacagagaagaggaaggaaaagaggaagaggagcaaAGACTCCCAAGAGAGGAGAAGCCCGTCTCCTGCCTGCAAAAGAGGGCCTGAGTCTCtaaaactccaaaagccctcGGCCTCCTCGAAAGAAG ggaaaaagaagaaaacggggaagaaaaggagaaaagccagtacttcctcctcctcctcagacaCCACCACCTCCTCGTCTCCTTCCGGGTCTTCGTCGTCCCCCTCCGAGGAAGGGTCGCGCGACGGCGAGTCCAAGCCCAAGAGGAAAAAGCAGAGCAAAAAGAAGACGgccaaagagaaaaagaagaagagcaagaggaagaaaaagaaagcgaAAAAGAAAGCAAGGAAGAAACTGAAGGAGAGGGCGAAAGAGGAGAAGCCCAAGGGAGAAGAGCTGCCTGGCCCTTCCCTGGAGCAGTGGCAGAAAGAGGTGTTGGTAGAACCTGGCCCAG CCCTGACGGACGAGCAGAAGTCTCGCATCCAGGCCATGAAGCCGATGACCAAGGAGGAGTGGGACGCCCGGCAGAGTGTCATCAGGAGAGTTGTTGATCCCGAAACAGGAAGAACAAG GCTGATTAAGGGAGATGGCGAAGTcttagaggagattgtgaccaagGAGAGGCACAAAGAAATCAACAAG CAAGCCACCCGGGGAGACGGCCTTTCCTTCCAGATGAAGACGGGGATGCTCCAATAG